In one Nicotiana tomentosiformis chromosome 6, ASM39032v3, whole genome shotgun sequence genomic region, the following are encoded:
- the LOC138894653 gene encoding uncharacterized protein, whose protein sequence is MKAFIIKINERLDAHGVGIKELGTGFQNLERQVGQIAIILFERVLGTLPADTERNSKETVNVVTLRSGQVLKDTTQIQKIMVLEKENGEKLKNGIDKKKKKGKKGANKKKKEETSRRDESNKSEHMPALPFPQKLNREKLDNQFERFSDLLKHVNVNLPFTEVLSQMPAYAKFLKEILTKKRKIEETSMVKLTEHCNAILQNNLPQKCGYPGRFTIPFSLDSINFDKSLCDSGASINLMPLSIYRKLEKDIGEIRSVSISLQLAEQTTLIPVGIVGDFLVRVDKFVFSVDFIVVNIEENKEVPLILRRPFLATGRAILDIHKKKLMLRVGEKTVTFELNVETGVKKE, encoded by the coding sequence atgaaggccttcattatcaagaTAAATGAGAGGTTGGACGCTCACGGGGTAGGTATCAAAGAATTGGGAACTGGTTTTCAaaacttggagagacaagtgggacagatTGCAATAATATTATTTGAGAGAGTCCTAGGTACTCTGCcagctgatactgagagaaattcCAAAGAAACGgtgaatgttgtgaccttgagaagcgggcaagtgttgaaagataccACTCAAATCCAAAAAATTATGGTACTTGAAAAGGAAAATGGGGAGAAGCTGAAGAATGgtattgataagaagaagaagaaaggcaagaagggagccaacaaaaagaagaaagaggaaacttcgagaagggatgaatctaataagagcgagcatatgcctgctctaccttttcctcaaaagctaaatagagaaaagctggacaatcAATTTGAGAGATTTTCGGATTTGCTGAAACAtgttaatgtaaatttgccattcacagaagtactctcccaaatgccagcttatgccaaattcttgaaggagatcctcacaaagaagaggaagatagaagagacctcgaTGGTCAAGCTTACAGAGCATTGCAATGCTATATTGCAAAATAatctcccacaaaagtgtggatatCCAGGGAGATTTACTATACCTTTCTCTTTAGactctattaattttgataaatctttatgtgattctggtgcctcaattaacttaatgcctctatctatttataggaaactggagaaggataTTGGGGAGATAAGGTCAGTGTCAATATCTTTGCAGTTGGCAGAACAAACGACTCTGATACCTGTGGGGATAGTGGGAGAtttcttagttcgggtagataagttcgtatttTCTGTCGATTTTATAGTAGTGAATATAGAGGAGAACAAAGAGGTCCCCCTCATATTaagaagaccattcttagcaacgggtagagcaatattagatatacacaagaaaaagctcatgcttagagtgggtgagaagACTGTAACTTTCGAGTTGAATGTAGAAACAGGGGTGAAAAAGGAGTAA